One Acidobacteriota bacterium DNA segment encodes these proteins:
- the nth gene encoding endonuclease III, which produces MPRESLARRRDRTVRLLDGLRGEYTDADCALHHESALELLIATVLSAQCTDERVNQVTPTLFARYPDAASLAEADASELESIIHSLGFFRNKTRSLIGLGKALTERHGGDVPSEMDALVKLPGVGRKTANVILGTWFGIPSIPVDTHVTRLAGRLGLSQHRDPVKIETDLHALAEESDWTFFSHALIWHGRTICHARKPECGRCVLSGDCPGAVL; this is translated from the coding sequence ATGCCCCGGGAGTCGCTCGCGCGTCGACGGGACCGGACGGTACGCCTGCTTGACGGGCTACGTGGCGAGTACACCGACGCCGACTGCGCCCTCCACCATGAAAGCGCCCTCGAATTGCTGATCGCGACCGTCCTGTCGGCGCAGTGCACGGACGAGAGGGTGAATCAGGTGACCCCCACGCTGTTCGCGCGTTACCCGGACGCGGCGTCGCTGGCAGAAGCCGACGCCTCGGAGTTGGAGTCGATCATCCATTCGTTGGGGTTTTTTCGCAACAAGACCCGCTCGCTCATCGGCCTCGGAAAGGCGCTGACGGAACGGCACGGTGGCGACGTGCCATCAGAAATGGATGCCCTCGTTAAATTGCCCGGAGTGGGACGCAAGACCGCCAACGTCATCCTGGGAACCTGGTTCGGTATCCCCTCGATCCCGGTCGACACCCATGTCACACGGCTGGCCGGTCGTCTCGGACTTTCGCAACATCGCGACCCGGTGAAGATCGAGACGGATCTGCACGCGCTTGCCGAGGAGTCGGACTGGACGTTTTTCTCTCACGCCTTGATCTGGCACGGGCGTACGATCTGCCATGCGCGGAAGCCGGAATGTGGTCGCTGCGTGCTCTCGGGAGACTGCCCCGGCGCCGTCCTCTAG
- a CDS encoding rhodanese-like domain-containing protein has translation MTRNRYENIDGDELYRRLATGGSLVLVDVRTETEFQDCHIAGSMLVPLHELETRIGEVPNSGTPIAVICEKGQRSVSACRLLAEHGFTPLYNVTGGLQTWNGPTRSGTRDGASLQQAIAPSSYLVENFDLLPGGLVLDIAMGSGRNAIYLATRGFDVDGVDIDPSAVADARTRARRMGAPIRAMTGNYENGSMTVPVCAYNVIMVFNYLHRPLFPQIKDGVVPGGVVIYQTFTTEQVRFGRPQNPDYLLRAGELREVFHDWEILRSREIIGPARKDDKMRAVAAIVARKPG, from the coding sequence TTGACCCGCAATCGTTACGAAAACATCGACGGCGACGAGCTTTATCGTCGTCTTGCGACCGGTGGATCGCTTGTGCTCGTCGACGTTCGAACCGAGACGGAGTTCCAGGATTGTCACATTGCCGGTTCGATGTTGGTCCCGCTGCACGAGCTGGAAACTCGCATCGGGGAAGTGCCGAACTCCGGTACGCCCATCGCCGTCATTTGCGAGAAGGGTCAGCGAAGCGTCAGCGCCTGCCGGCTGCTCGCCGAGCATGGCTTCACGCCCCTCTACAACGTGACCGGCGGGCTACAGACCTGGAACGGCCCGACGCGCAGCGGCACGCGAGATGGCGCCAGCCTTCAACAGGCGATTGCACCCTCCTCCTACCTGGTGGAGAATTTCGATCTGCTCCCCGGAGGACTCGTCCTCGACATCGCGATGGGATCCGGTCGTAATGCGATCTATCTGGCCACACGGGGCTTCGACGTCGACGGCGTCGACATCGACCCTTCCGCCGTCGCCGACGCCCGCACCCGCGCGCGCCGAATGGGTGCGCCCATCCGCGCCATGACCGGTAACTACGAGAATGGCTCGATGACCGTACCGGTCTGCGCCTACAACGTGATCATGGTCTTCAACTATCTCCATCGCCCGTTGTTTCCTCAGATCAAGGACGGCGTCGTGCCGGGCGGCGTCGTCATCTATCAGACGTTCACGACCGAGCAGGTGCGATTTGGTAGACCGCAGAATCCGGACTATCTACTCCGCGCAGGCGAGCTGCGAGAGGTTTTCCACGATTGGGAGATCCTGCGCTCTCGCGAGATCATCGGACCGGCACGCAAGGATGACAAGATGCGGGCGGTTGCCGCGATCGTCGCCCGCAAGCCGGGGTGA
- a CDS encoding LON peptidase substrate-binding domain-containing protein yields the protein MIDTVDTTDSIPIFPLPGAVLYPETVLPLHVFEPRYRDLVRDVTAGDNRLALALLRPGYENEYTGAPPIHTVATIGRIENLRLHPDGRSNFDLVGVERVDLEEVPSEHSYRMARYVVRDETEVDAADADIKRARVELFAAHNMLMTEIADESGHPLSVDAVLPYATVVNGACANLPVDAEIRQQLLEIDDIQERQRRVADHVREALERILALKAETGQMDGPTN from the coding sequence GTGATCGACACCGTGGACACGACGGACTCGATCCCCATCTTTCCCCTCCCGGGCGCGGTACTCTACCCGGAGACAGTTCTCCCCTTACACGTCTTCGAACCTCGCTATCGCGATTTAGTCCGAGATGTGACGGCCGGCGATAATCGTCTTGCGCTGGCGTTACTGCGTCCTGGCTACGAGAACGAATACACGGGGGCGCCGCCGATCCACACGGTCGCGACGATCGGTCGCATCGAAAATCTCCGTCTCCATCCTGACGGTCGATCGAACTTCGATCTCGTCGGTGTCGAGCGCGTCGATCTGGAGGAGGTTCCCTCGGAGCACAGCTATCGGATGGCCCGCTACGTCGTTCGCGACGAGACGGAAGTCGATGCCGCCGACGCGGACATCAAACGTGCACGGGTCGAGCTGTTCGCCGCCCACAACATGCTGATGACGGAAATCGCCGACGAGTCCGGTCACCCACTATCCGTGGATGCGGTTCTTCCATACGCGACGGTGGTCAATGGAGCCTGTGCGAATCTTCCGGTCGACGCCGAGATTCGCCAGCAGCTGCTGGAGATCGACGACATTCAAGAGCGTCAGCGGCGGGTTGCGGATCACGTCCGCGAGGCCCTGGAGCGAATCCTGGCACTCAAGGCCGAAACCGGACAGATGGACGGACCGACGAACTAA
- the moaA gene encoding GTP 3',8-cyclase MoaA, protein MAKPTPANALVDSYGRVHDDLRISVTDRCNLRCHYCMPVDPDWFPREEILSYEEMMRVVRIVATMGVRKVRLTGGEPLVRRDISRFVAMLNATDEVQDLSLTTNGLLLDRLAEELAAAGLRRVNVSLDTLDAARFAAVTRRDALQKVIEGLRAATSAGLSPIKINAVLVRGSNDDEIESLAEYARDHGWELRFIECMPLDNDRRWEPDRVVTGQEVRDRISRRWPIEPKRRDDPSSPAARWQYVDGRGSVGFIDSVSQPFCSTCSRLRLTADGKFMVCLYDNREIDLKQLLRSGADDRAIGEAIRAAVAGKGRGGALDLLERKEVLPASRSMHQIGG, encoded by the coding sequence ATGGCGAAACCGACACCAGCAAATGCGCTCGTAGACAGTTACGGTCGCGTGCACGACGACCTACGGATCTCGGTCACGGATCGTTGCAACCTCCGTTGTCACTACTGCATGCCCGTCGATCCCGACTGGTTCCCGCGGGAAGAGATCCTCAGTTACGAGGAGATGATGCGCGTCGTTCGCATCGTCGCGACGATGGGAGTGCGAAAGGTGCGGTTGACGGGTGGAGAGCCGCTCGTCCGACGCGACATCTCACGGTTCGTCGCGATGCTGAACGCGACCGACGAGGTTCAGGACCTATCGCTAACGACCAACGGACTTCTATTGGACCGTCTCGCCGAAGAGTTGGCTGCGGCGGGACTCCGCAGGGTTAACGTCAGCCTCGACACCCTTGATGCGGCTCGTTTCGCCGCGGTAACCCGGCGCGATGCGCTGCAAAAGGTCATCGAGGGTCTGCGTGCGGCGACGTCCGCGGGATTGAGCCCGATCAAGATCAACGCGGTTCTCGTCCGCGGAAGTAACGACGACGAGATCGAGAGTCTCGCCGAATATGCACGCGATCACGGGTGGGAGCTACGGTTCATCGAGTGTATGCCGCTGGACAACGACAGGCGCTGGGAGCCCGACCGGGTCGTTACCGGCCAGGAGGTCCGCGATCGCATCTCTCGACGATGGCCCATCGAGCCGAAGCGGCGTGACGATCCTTCGTCTCCGGCGGCACGTTGGCAATACGTCGACGGGCGAGGAAGTGTGGGCTTCATCGACTCCGTGTCTCAACCATTCTGCTCGACGTGCAGTCGACTGCGTTTGACTGCCGATGGCAAGTTCATGGTTTGCCTCTACGACAACCGCGAGATCGACCTCAAGCAACTCCTGCGCAGCGGCGCGGACGACCGGGCCATCGGTGAAGCGATTCGCGCTGCGGTCGCCGGGAAGGGGCGGGGCGGGGCGCTGGACCTGCTGGAACGGAAAGAGGTGTTGCCGGCCTCGCGCAGCATGCACCAGATCGGTGGTTAG
- a CDS encoding histidine kinase gives MLSCRHVPLVELMAPRIDIAWIRQILLWAAASSLSGAVVGLAVGVFKDGSIESPTVVISVLFGNVVGFTALSSNALLLRGMQNVSQWVRGMLLGLALLAGSIAGSIAVLTAYPLFVLRDPRQTIAIVAINGVLALIVGGVVFAYEGMQHRLRESLRVVEEVRLVESRLREERARAELSALQARINPHFFFNTLNTISSLVAEDPEEAEEVVLTLADLFRYTFKVADTGPVPLHEEIGFTRNYLEIEKARFGDRLSVEWDLDIDADPTPVPGLILQPLVENAVAHGIAPRATGGRITVRTRRIDQTLHLDVIDDGVGIAAETQPFEEGHGLDNVQRRIQAFYRGRGSITLARVPGKSGTIARIRIPTELETE, from the coding sequence GTGCTATCATGCCGCCATGTTCCCCTGGTCGAGCTGATGGCTCCAAGAATCGATATTGCCTGGATTCGGCAGATCTTACTCTGGGCGGCTGCCAGCTCGTTGTCCGGTGCGGTCGTGGGACTCGCAGTCGGCGTCTTCAAGGATGGGTCGATCGAGTCACCGACGGTGGTGATTTCGGTTCTGTTCGGGAACGTCGTCGGTTTTACGGCGCTATCGTCCAATGCCCTGCTGCTTCGCGGCATGCAGAACGTGTCCCAGTGGGTACGCGGAATGCTCCTCGGCCTGGCGCTGCTGGCCGGATCGATTGCGGGCAGCATCGCCGTGCTGACGGCGTACCCGCTCTTCGTTCTTCGGGACCCTCGCCAGACGATCGCGATCGTCGCCATCAACGGTGTCCTGGCCCTGATCGTGGGAGGCGTGGTCTTTGCGTACGAGGGCATGCAACACCGATTGCGAGAGTCCCTTCGGGTGGTCGAAGAGGTGCGGCTTGTCGAGTCTCGACTTCGCGAGGAGCGTGCTCGCGCCGAACTGTCGGCACTTCAAGCGCGCATCAATCCGCATTTTTTCTTCAACACACTCAACACGATCTCGTCGCTCGTGGCCGAGGACCCCGAAGAGGCCGAGGAGGTCGTCCTCACGCTTGCCGATCTCTTTCGCTACACGTTCAAGGTCGCGGATACGGGACCGGTGCCCCTGCATGAGGAAATCGGATTCACGCGCAACTATCTGGAGATCGAGAAGGCGCGATTCGGCGACCGCCTCTCCGTGGAGTGGGACCTCGACATCGACGCGGACCCGACCCCGGTCCCGGGTCTGATCCTCCAACCCCTCGTCGAGAACGCGGTCGCTCACGGGATCGCGCCGCGGGCGACCGGAGGCCGGATCACGGTTCGCACTCGCCGGATCGATCAGACCCTGCATCTGGATGTGATTGACGACGGTGTCGGAATCGCCGCCGAGACACAGCCATTCGAAGAGGGGCACGGTCTCGACAACGTGCAACGACGAATTCAGGCATTTTATCGGGGGCGCGGTTCCATCACTCTGGCCCGAGTCCCCGGAAAGAGCGGTACGATTGCCAGGATTAGGATTCCCACGGAACTGGAGACGGAATGA
- a CDS encoding LytTR family transcriptional regulator DNA-binding domain-containing protein, with protein MNYRCVVVDDEKPARERVKRLLTSHRDFKLVGEAENADGAVELIERETPDVVFLDVQMPEGTGFEVLNRLDALPAVIFTTAYDEYAVQAFEVNSIDYLLKPFSRSRFAEALDRARGVVDGKSGEADLRSLLASLGSEGSAGSRSPLRIPARRGAKIVVVDPEQALWFEAEETLVFVQTTTGRFLVERTLTELETQLAPRFFRAHRQYLVNLSRIQEILPAEAGTYQILVNGGEGEEIPLSRRQARKLRELIPW; from the coding sequence ATGAACTATCGCTGTGTCGTCGTCGATGACGAGAAGCCGGCTCGCGAGCGGGTCAAACGACTTCTGACATCTCATCGGGACTTCAAACTTGTCGGCGAGGCAGAGAACGCCGACGGAGCGGTTGAACTGATCGAACGCGAGACACCGGACGTCGTCTTCCTTGACGTACAGATGCCCGAGGGAACGGGTTTCGAGGTCCTGAATCGTCTCGACGCACTTCCTGCCGTCATCTTCACGACAGCCTACGATGAGTACGCGGTGCAAGCGTTCGAAGTGAATTCGATCGACTACCTCCTGAAGCCGTTCAGTCGGTCCCGCTTCGCCGAAGCCCTCGATCGCGCCCGGGGGGTCGTCGATGGGAAGAGCGGAGAGGCCGACCTCCGTTCCCTGCTGGCATCCCTCGGAAGCGAGGGTTCTGCAGGGTCCCGCTCTCCACTACGGATTCCGGCTCGACGCGGGGCGAAGATCGTCGTCGTGGACCCGGAACAGGCGCTCTGGTTCGAGGCCGAGGAGACGCTGGTGTTTGTGCAGACGACCACCGGTCGGTTCCTGGTCGAACGGACCCTGACCGAGCTCGAGACGCAACTCGCGCCCCGGTTCTTCCGGGCCCATCGTCAGTACCTGGTCAACCTGTCGCGAATCCAGGAGATTCTGCCTGCGGAGGCGGGGACCTATCAGATTCTCGTGAACGGTGGCGAGGGTGAGGAGATTCCGCTCTCCCGCAGGCAGGCCCGAAAACTGAGGGAGTTGATCCCCTGGTAG
- a CDS encoding polymer-forming cytoskeletal protein, which translates to MIIHGPRRFRGLLLSVVTVLLCLSTDAYASPFEKFSDGLIVRQDETLQGDLYFTTTTADIQGHVIGDLSGFTAYDFNITGTVDGDVNICGQSVTLSGTIQDSLRSWTNNTTISGTVERDVMIFAGSVTLLPSAHIKGKLTAFGGTVSLRGTIDGDVMVTAGTINIDSQMGGDVRLEADKIDVRPESHIVGDLNYVARSAPPEDLADRVGGELKFDEKGAKRDRAQTEKPAFAPLNWLGRWIWKTLVLFIIGCLVMVPLRRVDAGAALIRPLQTQAMLGGLIGFFGVIVLPIIAFLLVVLLIAVPMAVIFGFPEAFIGVLFSFPPLLAVVAVLLFVAQVPAVYWVGTHIQPTMIVWRTDERPSVHRARSVYLSMFLGAALVRLLATIPYIGWLVSLGVVWLGLGTTILAIHAALQRTTPSTNATV; encoded by the coding sequence ATGATCATTCATGGTCCGCGACGGTTCCGGGGACTGCTGCTGTCGGTAGTGACGGTCCTGCTGTGCCTCTCGACGGATGCCTACGCGAGCCCGTTCGAGAAATTCAGCGACGGTCTGATCGTCCGGCAGGACGAAACGCTTCAGGGGGACCTCTACTTCACCACGACGACGGCCGATATCCAGGGGCACGTGATCGGTGACCTCTCCGGGTTTACGGCCTACGACTTCAACATCACCGGGACCGTAGACGGCGACGTCAATATCTGCGGGCAGTCGGTCACCCTCAGCGGAACGATCCAGGACTCGTTGCGTAGTTGGACCAACAACACGACGATCTCCGGGACCGTCGAGCGGGACGTCATGATCTTCGCCGGTAGCGTGACGCTCCTTCCCAGTGCCCACATCAAGGGGAAACTGACGGCCTTCGGGGGAACCGTTTCGCTTCGCGGAACCATCGATGGTGACGTGATGGTCACCGCCGGGACGATCAACATCGACTCCCAGATGGGCGGTGACGTCAGACTAGAAGCGGATAAGATCGACGTTCGACCGGAGAGCCACATCGTCGGCGATCTCAACTACGTCGCCCGCAGCGCTCCCCCGGAGGATCTAGCGGATCGGGTCGGCGGGGAACTGAAGTTCGACGAGAAGGGTGCCAAGCGCGATCGGGCCCAGACCGAGAAGCCCGCGTTCGCACCTCTCAACTGGCTCGGCCGATGGATCTGGAAGACCCTGGTTCTGTTCATCATCGGGTGTCTCGTGATGGTTCCGTTGCGACGAGTCGACGCCGGGGCGGCCCTCATCCGTCCTCTGCAAACGCAGGCGATGCTGGGAGGCTTGATAGGTTTCTTCGGGGTTATCGTCCTCCCCATCATCGCCTTCCTGCTGGTGGTTCTTCTGATTGCCGTTCCGATGGCGGTGATCTTCGGCTTCCCCGAAGCCTTCATCGGCGTCCTGTTCAGCTTCCCGCCGTTGCTGGCAGTCGTCGCCGTCCTACTGTTCGTCGCCCAGGTGCCGGCCGTCTACTGGGTCGGGACTCACATCCAACCCACGATGATCGTGTGGCGAACCGATGAGCGACCTTCCGTCCACCGAGCCCGCTCGGTCTACCTATCGATGTTCCTGGGTGCTGCGCTCGTTCGACTTCTGGCGACGATTCCGTACATCGGCTGGCTGGTCTCGCTGGGTGTGGTCTGGCTTGGACTCGGAACGACGATCCTGGCGATTCATGCCGCGCTCCAGAGAACGACACCTTCGACGAACGCAACGGTCTGA
- a CDS encoding LOG family protein, translated as MKKAYKNPEFLEGRDARSIRILSEYLEPQSRFRHYKVEDTVVFFGSARIPDGEDAAKALDDARKGGDDAQITRAETTKKLSRYYEDARTIARGLTEWSKSLDPEDKHYIVCSGAGPGIMEAANRGASEARGKSIGLGISLPQEPSSNPYVTRELGFEFHYFFMRKFWFVYLAKALVVFPGGFGTMDELFELLTLLQTQKSTKETPIVLYGEEFWNEIVDFDALVRWGTISPEDLDLFHVSSDPEDALKYLKSELTRLYPID; from the coding sequence ATGAAAAAGGCCTACAAGAACCCCGAATTCCTCGAGGGGCGTGACGCCCGTTCGATACGCATCCTCTCGGAGTACCTGGAACCCCAGTCCCGTTTTCGACACTACAAGGTCGAGGACACGGTGGTCTTCTTCGGTTCCGCGAGGATCCCCGATGGCGAGGACGCGGCGAAGGCGCTGGACGACGCCCGCAAGGGTGGGGATGACGCCCAGATCACTCGAGCGGAGACGACGAAGAAACTGTCCCGCTACTACGAGGATGCGCGAACGATCGCGCGTGGCCTCACGGAATGGTCGAAGAGCCTCGACCCGGAGGACAAGCACTACATCGTCTGCTCCGGCGCCGGTCCCGGAATCATGGAAGCCGCCAACCGTGGCGCTTCGGAAGCGCGGGGAAAATCGATCGGGCTGGGCATCAGCCTGCCGCAGGAGCCCTCGTCCAATCCGTATGTCACACGAGAGCTCGGTTTCGAGTTCCACTACTTCTTCATGCGGAAGTTCTGGTTCGTCTATCTGGCAAAGGCGCTTGTCGTTTTTCCGGGTGGCTTCGGAACCATGGACGAACTCTTCGAGCTCCTCACCCTGCTCCAGACGCAGAAGAGCACCAAGGAGACGCCCATCGTTCTCTACGGCGAAGAGTTCTGGAACGAAATCGTCGACTTCGATGCCCTCGTTCGATGGGGGACGATCTCGCCGGAAGACCTCGATCTGTTTCACGTCTCGTCGGACCCGGAAGATGCTCTGAAGTATCTCAAGAGCGAGTTGACCCGGCTCTACCCTATCGACTGA
- a CDS encoding flippase-like domain-containing protein yields MPRTLVKRALRYSLIVVGVGVMAWTLHSLGPRQVLDIALQADPFWLLLSGVAVFGRFLIWGIKWSLMLRRKEPVPYSLSLRILAAGSFVNLTTPTAKLAGGVLRAALLRRRRKWGWASAYGWALADQVTNVLGNTLFAAVLVIALAPSLPTGGVLLATIGVAAIGLLIFIGWARGWVWERIGRPAIHDRLVAWIPARLRSKDSDRHTDGLIRELFRPLLFEGGPWRSYVIDLLWAAAAFTSLCLANALVFRALGIEAPLLALAAAVCLGYVVGVVIGVWGGIGVTEAALTAFYVQIGVDEGAAAAAALLHRALFYTVVCGWGGYSLLREGRPSVVEELADEKGSNDPSHPG; encoded by the coding sequence TTGCCACGGACTCTCGTCAAGCGCGCCCTGCGCTACTCGCTGATCGTCGTCGGCGTTGGGGTCATGGCGTGGACACTCCACTCCCTGGGTCCAAGACAGGTCCTGGATATCGCCCTTCAGGCCGACCCCTTCTGGCTCCTCCTTTCCGGCGTCGCGGTCTTCGGTCGCTTCCTGATCTGGGGCATCAAGTGGAGTCTGATGCTGCGAAGGAAGGAGCCCGTTCCCTACAGCCTGTCTCTGCGGATCCTCGCCGCCGGTTCCTTCGTGAACCTGACCACACCGACCGCAAAACTCGCGGGCGGTGTCTTGCGTGCGGCGCTGTTGCGTCGTCGACGCAAGTGGGGATGGGCATCGGCTTACGGCTGGGCGCTGGCGGATCAGGTGACAAACGTCCTCGGCAACACGCTGTTTGCCGCGGTCCTCGTCATCGCCCTGGCCCCCTCGCTGCCCACCGGAGGCGTCCTGCTGGCAACCATCGGCGTGGCGGCGATCGGACTCCTGATCTTCATCGGCTGGGCCCGTGGATGGGTCTGGGAACGGATCGGTCGACCGGCCATCCATGACCGACTCGTCGCGTGGATTCCGGCGCGGTTACGTTCGAAAGATTCCGATCGACACACGGATGGCCTGATTCGAGAGCTCTTTCGCCCGCTCCTCTTCGAGGGAGGGCCGTGGCGCAGCTACGTCATTGATCTTCTGTGGGCTGCGGCTGCATTCACATCGCTCTGTCTCGCCAATGCCCTCGTCTTTCGCGCCCTGGGAATCGAAGCGCCGCTTCTGGCGTTGGCGGCAGCCGTCTGCCTGGGCTACGTCGTGGGCGTCGTCATCGGCGTCTGGGGCGGCATCGGCGTGACCGAGGCCGCGCTGACGGCGTTCTACGTGCAGATCGGTGTAGACGAGGGGGCGGCAGCGGCAGCCGCACTACTCCATCGTGCGCTCTTCTACACCGTGGTATGCGGCTGGGGCGGTTACTCTCTCCTGCGAGAGGGCCGCCCGAGCGTCGTCGAAGAACTGGCCGACGAGAAAGGGTCTAACGACCCTTCACACCCAGGTTGA
- a CDS encoding LysM peptidoglycan-binding domain-containing protein, with the protein MMDLAARTRWVLLFLLSTLFVPALAEDPFPTYPELRGNVEFWEKVFGTWSMEQVAVHDLDYPQVIYEVVDLPGKIETRYSKHQKDFLKSTQDRWRSRLETLSASVGDGTPLTDEQKEWALRLTEAGGHDAVLDAALRIRTQRGMRERFMRGLEISYRYDDIFRKIFRDAGLPEDIAYLPHVESSFQWTARSSANAVGLWQFTRGAGRRFMTISAAYDERLDPVSAAHGAAAYLADAHSRIGNWPLALTAYNHGVGGIQRAQGQHGDDYVTIFREYRGRLFGFASKNFYSEFLAARNVAQRAEEFFPEGHSPEPEFNLDSIVLETRTNVSRLATAFGFSSDELAAINPAWTRHATQSGYTLPKDSTVWLPTGTLAELQQRGVDPDYRMAATDNDVYIVQPGDNLTDIATAHGMSLATLRQLNGLPRSKSLIRVGQKLLVGGKGTSTAHVVRSGDTLSRIASRYGIRLTELRAMNGIPRGSSLIRAGQKLRVGGGSARVHVVRSGDSLIRIAFRHGVRLQELLNVNGLTESSVIHPGERLRLPG; encoded by the coding sequence ATGATGGATCTAGCGGCTCGAACTCGATGGGTTCTCCTGTTTCTTCTGTCGACACTCTTCGTCCCCGCCCTCGCGGAGGACCCTTTCCCCACCTATCCCGAACTTCGAGGAAACGTCGAGTTCTGGGAGAAAGTCTTCGGTACCTGGTCCATGGAACAGGTCGCCGTTCATGACCTCGACTACCCCCAGGTCATCTACGAGGTGGTGGACCTGCCCGGCAAGATCGAGACTCGTTACTCGAAGCATCAAAAGGACTTCCTCAAATCGACTCAGGATCGATGGCGATCTCGCCTCGAGACCCTGTCCGCGTCCGTCGGCGACGGCACCCCACTCACCGACGAGCAGAAGGAATGGGCGCTGCGGCTGACCGAGGCCGGCGGCCATGACGCCGTGCTGGACGCAGCGCTTCGCATTCGGACCCAACGGGGAATGCGTGAACGCTTCATGCGTGGGCTTGAGATCAGCTATCGATACGACGACATCTTCCGAAAAATTTTCCGCGACGCCGGACTCCCCGAGGACATCGCCTACCTCCCACACGTTGAGTCGTCGTTCCAGTGGACCGCCCGCTCCAGCGCCAACGCGGTCGGACTGTGGCAATTCACCCGAGGAGCCGGTCGACGCTTCATGACGATCAGCGCCGCCTACGACGAGCGACTGGATCCCGTGTCGGCCGCCCACGGTGCCGCCGCCTACCTGGCCGATGCCCACTCGCGGATCGGCAACTGGCCCCTGGCCCTGACCGCTTACAACCATGGCGTCGGCGGCATCCAACGCGCCCAGGGACAGCATGGCGATGACTACGTCACCATCTTCCGTGAGTACCGCGGTCGCCTCTTCGGATTCGCGTCGAAGAATTTCTACTCGGAGTTTCTTGCGGCGCGCAACGTGGCACAGAGGGCCGAAGAGTTCTTTCCCGAGGGGCACTCGCCGGAGCCGGAATTTAATCTGGACTCGATCGTTCTCGAGACCCGAACCAACGTTTCACGACTCGCCACGGCATTTGGATTCTCCAGCGACGAGCTGGCGGCGATCAATCCCGCCTGGACCCGACACGCGACCCAGTCGGGTTACACCCTTCCAAAGGATTCGACTGTCTGGCTGCCGACCGGCACACTCGCCGAGCTTCAACAACGAGGTGTGGATCCGGACTATCGGATGGCCGCCACCGACAACGACGTCTACATCGTGCAACCGGGAGACAATCTAACGGACATCGCGACCGCGCACGGGATGTCCCTCGCGACGTTGCGACAATTGAATGGACTCCCCCGCTCGAAGAGCCTCATTCGCGTTGGACAGAAACTTCTCGTCGGCGGCAAGGGAACTTCCACCGCTCATGTGGTTCGCTCTGGCGATACATTGTCCCGAATCGCAAGTCGCTACGGAATCCGCCTGACGGAACTGCGGGCCATGAACGGGATCCCCCGCGGCAGCAGCCTGATACGCGCCGGCCAGAAACTGCGGGTCGGCGGCGGCAGCGCCAGGGTGCACGTCGTCCGATCGGGAGACTCCTTGATTCGCATCGCGTTCCGCCATGGAGTCCGACTCCAGGAGCTTCTGAACGTCAACGGTCTTACCGAGAGTTCGGTGATCCACCCCGGAGAACGCCTGCGCCTACCGGGGTAG